Within the Pseudomonas oryzae genome, the region TACACGCCGCTGGCCATGTCGGTCTGCTCGGCCAGTGCCTCGCTGTCGCTGGCGTGCTCGATCAGGCGGATGCCGTCGCGCAGCCACTGCAGCGCCGCGCCGGCGACGAAGATGCTGCCCTCAAGGGCGTAGGTGGTTTCGCCCTGCAGGCGATAGCCGACCGTGGTCAGCAGGCGATGGCGCGAAACCAGCGGCGTGGCGCCGGTGTTGCGGATCATGAAGCAGCCGGTGCCGTAGGTGCTCTTCAGCATGCCCGGGGCGAAGCAGGCCTGACCGAACAGCGCGGCCTGCTGGTCGCCGGCCATGCCGCGGATCGGAATGGCCGCGCCGAACAGCGCCGGATCGCTGGCGCCGAACTCGGCGGCGCAGTCCAGCACCTCCGGCAACAGGCTGGGCGGAATGTCGAACAAGGCCAGCAGTTCGGCGTCCCAGCGCTGGCGGTGGATGTCGAACAGCAGGGTGCGCGCCGCGTTGCTGGCGTCGGTGCGGTGGACGCGGCCGCCGGTGAGGCGCCAGAGCAGGAAGCTGTCCACCGTGCCGAAGCGCAGCTCGCCGCGCGCGGCGCGCTCGCGGGCGCCGGGCACCCGGTCGAGGATCCAGCGCAGCTTGGTCGCGGAGAAGTACGGATCGAGCAGCAGGCCGGTCTTGGCCGCCACCCGCGGCTCATGCCCGGCGGCCCTGAGCGCGGCGCACTCGGCGGCGGTGCGGCGGTCCTGCCAGACGATGGCCGGATGGATCGGCATGCCGGTGGCGGCGTCCCACACCAGGGTGGTCTCGCGCTGGTTGGTGATGCCGATGGCGGCGATCTGCCGGGCCTCGAGACCGGCCTGGCGCAGCGCCGCGCGGCACACCGCGAGCACGCTCTGCCAGATCTCCTCGCCGTCGTGCTCGACCCAGCCGTCGCCGGGGAAGTACTGGCGGAACTCCTGCTGGGCCTGGGCCAGTACCCGGCCGGCGGCATCGAAGACGATGGCGCGGCTGCTGGTGGTGCCCTGGTCGATGGCGAGCAGATGGGCGGTCATGGGCGAACCTCCGTGTGCGGCGGTGCCCGCCGCAGCGGGCGCCGGCGAGGACGATGCGTCCCCTACAGCATCGCAGACAAACCGCGACTCAGCCGCGGCCGATGGCGGCGAAGCTGGCCTGGGTGTGCGCGGCCAGCACCTCGGCGGCCAGTTCGACCTCCAGGCCGCGCCGCCCGGCGCTGACGAACACGCTGGGGAAGGTACGTGCCGACTCGTCGATGAAGGTGCGCAGGCGCTTCTTCTGCCCCAGCGGGCTGATGCCGCCGACCAGGTAGCCGGTGGCGCGTTGCGCCGCGGCTGGATCGGCCATGTCGGCCTTCTTCACCCCGGCCGCCTGGGCCAGCGCCTTGAGGTCGAGGGTGCCGGCCACCGGCACCACCGCCACCAGCAGCTCGCCCTTCTCGCTGGCGGCGAGCAGCGTCTTGAACACCCGCGCAGGCTCGAGTCCGAGCTTCTCCGCCGCCTCCAGGCCGTAGGACGACGCCTTCGGATCGTGGCTGTAACTGTGAACTGCGTGGTCCGCGCGAACTTTCTTCAACAGATCTATGGCCGGGGTCATGCTGGCTTCACGAAAAGGGTCGACAATGAAATCAAAGACGTATGCAAAAGGTGCCGGGCAGCGACGCTTTGCGGATGAACCCTAAGGTAGCGCAAAAGTCGAAACTCAGGCAGCCGGCCCACGGACAGGGCCAGGGACCACGGACGCACGACAAAAAGGCGCAGCCATCATGACAGCATCCTTGCCCTTCTCCGCCCCGCTGGCCGAGGTCTACGACCTCGCCGTGATCGGTGGCGGCATCAATGGTTGTGGCATCGCCGCCGACGCCGCCGGACGCGGCCTGTCGGTGTTCCTCTGCGAACAGCACGACCTCGCCGCGCACACCTCCTCGGCGAGCAGCAAGCTGATCCACGGCGGCCTACGCTACCTGGAGCACCACGAGTTCCG harbors:
- the ybaK gene encoding Cys-tRNA(Pro) deacylase, whose product is MTPAIDLLKKVRADHAVHSYSHDPKASSYGLEAAEKLGLEPARVFKTLLAASEKGELLVAVVPVAGTLDLKALAQAAGVKKADMADPAAAQRATGYLVGGISPLGQKKRLRTFIDESARTFPSVFVSAGRRGLEVELAAEVLAAHTQASFAAIGRG
- the glpK gene encoding glycerol kinase GlpK translates to MTAHLLAIDQGTTSSRAIVFDAAGRVLAQAQQEFRQYFPGDGWVEHDGEEIWQSVLAVCRAALRQAGLEARQIAAIGITNQRETTLVWDAATGMPIHPAIVWQDRRTAAECAALRAAGHEPRVAAKTGLLLDPYFSATKLRWILDRVPGARERAARGELRFGTVDSFLLWRLTGGRVHRTDASNAARTLLFDIHRQRWDAELLALFDIPPSLLPEVLDCAAEFGASDPALFGAAIPIRGMAGDQQAALFGQACFAPGMLKSTYGTGCFMIRNTGATPLVSRHRLLTTVGYRLQGETTYALEGSIFVAGAALQWLRDGIRLIEHASDSEALAEQTDMASGVYLVPAFTGLGAPWWDPQARGAILGLTRDTGIKEIVTAGLQAVCYQSRDLLEAMRLDGAGALTALRVDGGMVANNWLMQFLADILGVAVERPQVIETTALGVASLAGLQSGVYQGLDELTARWQASRRFLPGMAEERRQALYAGWQDAVRRVRSGAAG